A window from Thermomonas aquatica encodes these proteins:
- the tssB gene encoding type VI secretion system contractile sheath small subunit — MAKKESTQHKLDRVRAPRVQLTYDVEVGDAIEKKELPFVAGVVGNFSGQPAEPLGKLKDRKFVNVDKDNYDDVLKGMKPRVQMQVDNKLADDGSKLGVELNFRSLEDFSPERVVNQIDPLRKLLEARQKLADLRNKAAGNDKFEDLLNEVLQNTDKIAQLSKEVGPKSDE; from the coding sequence ATGGCCAAGAAGGAAAGCACCCAGCACAAGCTCGACCGCGTACGCGCCCCGCGCGTGCAGCTCACCTACGACGTCGAAGTCGGCGATGCCATCGAGAAGAAGGAACTGCCCTTCGTCGCCGGCGTGGTCGGCAACTTCAGCGGCCAGCCGGCGGAACCGCTGGGCAAGCTGAAGGACCGCAAGTTCGTCAACGTCGACAAGGACAACTACGACGACGTGCTCAAGGGCATGAAGCCGCGGGTGCAGATGCAGGTCGACAACAAGCTGGCCGACGACGGCTCCAAGCTCGGCGTCGAACTGAACTTCCGCAGCCTGGAGGACTTCTCGCCGGAACGCGTGGTCAACCAGATCGACCCGCTGCGCAAGCTGCTGGAAGCCCGCCAGAAGCTGGCCGACCTGCGCAACAAGGCCGCCGGCAACGACAAGTTCGAGGACCTGTTGAACGAGGTCCTGCAGAACACCGACAAGATCGCCCAATTGAGCAAGGAAGTCGGGCCGAAGTCCGACGAATGA
- a CDS encoding type VI secretion system protein codes for MNPLDFVERLFSGIGSVFSRIGYLYQQGSDTAKKPWLRRIVVTLVLLVVVVGLVFLGLALIPMVPMRFWQVLAICLVALVVLWWFTAGQRKASLKGRTRKRIGDLGPGAAEDEREPLQKMTAAIAEAKRTIARSPEMDKGRNPLYRIPWLLFVGDADANVDGLLRAGSEVSPFPASDKPAMDADEVWRWWFHKSMIAIEMHPRVVADTNARLDRGLWYQALMKLADEREKLPLNGIVVAVAAQTLLGPADALKTTATRLRRLVDEAMEHLQVQMPVYFVVSGLERLPGYAQLRATLPAEAFAQALGHRFADNEVVSAASSGRIDDILKPIEDRLHALRMTALRAQATPTQRRAVFDFVESLRQAQQGLSLFVTLMLEDNPFQRTPRWRGLYFAGGADAAHRGGAFVADLFTRFLPSDQPLAGTSFRGNAGRMAMAGVGVLAMLGLSASIAYSLSKASGDDSTLLAQTQAACAEVADRTSGGRIEWVAGCGRTIEKLEAEASNKWLSFGIRKADSQIRDMKQRVIEDFNNLILAPRTRCWPRTSSSIAPGSSTCWRSPSACACWRKAAT; via the coding sequence GTGAACCCGCTGGACTTCGTGGAACGCCTGTTCTCGGGCATCGGTTCGGTCTTCTCGCGGATCGGCTATCTCTACCAGCAAGGCTCGGACACGGCGAAGAAGCCGTGGCTGCGCCGGATCGTGGTGACCCTGGTGCTGCTGGTGGTGGTGGTGGGCCTGGTCTTCCTCGGGCTGGCCCTGATCCCGATGGTGCCGATGCGCTTCTGGCAGGTATTGGCGATCTGCCTGGTCGCGCTGGTGGTGCTGTGGTGGTTCACCGCCGGCCAGCGCAAGGCCTCGCTGAAGGGCCGCACCCGCAAGCGCATCGGCGACCTCGGCCCGGGTGCCGCGGAAGACGAGCGCGAGCCATTGCAGAAGATGACCGCCGCCATCGCCGAGGCCAAGCGCACCATCGCGCGCTCGCCGGAGATGGACAAGGGCCGCAACCCGCTGTACCGCATCCCGTGGCTGCTGTTCGTCGGCGATGCCGATGCCAATGTCGACGGCCTGCTGCGCGCCGGCAGCGAGGTGTCGCCGTTCCCCGCATCGGACAAGCCGGCGATGGATGCGGACGAGGTCTGGCGTTGGTGGTTCCACAAATCGATGATCGCCATCGAGATGCACCCGCGGGTGGTCGCCGACACCAATGCGCGGCTGGATCGCGGCCTGTGGTACCAGGCGCTGATGAAGCTCGCCGACGAGCGCGAGAAGCTGCCGCTCAACGGGATCGTGGTGGCGGTCGCCGCGCAGACCCTGCTCGGCCCGGCGGATGCGCTGAAGACCACCGCGACGCGCCTGCGCCGGTTGGTGGACGAAGCGATGGAACACCTGCAGGTGCAGATGCCGGTGTACTTCGTGGTCAGCGGGCTGGAGCGCCTGCCGGGCTATGCCCAGCTGCGCGCGACGCTGCCGGCCGAGGCCTTCGCGCAGGCGCTGGGCCATCGCTTCGCCGACAACGAGGTGGTCAGCGCCGCCAGCAGCGGGCGCATCGACGACATCCTCAAGCCGATCGAGGACCGCCTGCACGCCTTGCGCATGACCGCGTTGCGCGCGCAGGCCACGCCGACCCAGCGCCGCGCGGTGTTCGACTTCGTCGAATCGCTGCGCCAGGCGCAGCAAGGACTGTCGCTGTTCGTCACCCTGATGCTGGAGGACAACCCGTTCCAGCGCACCCCGCGCTGGCGCGGCCTGTACTTCGCCGGCGGCGCGGACGCCGCGCATCGCGGGGGCGCCTTCGTCGCCGACCTGTTCACCCGCTTCCTGCCCAGCGACCAGCCGCTGGCGGGCACCAGCTTCCGCGGCAATGCGGGACGCATGGCGATGGCCGGCGTCGGCGTGCTGGCGATGCTCGGCTTGTCGGCCTCGATCGCCTACAGCCTGTCGAAGGCCAGCGGCGACGACAGCACCCTGCTGGCGCAGACCCAGGCCGCCTGCGCCGAGGTCGCCGACCGCACCTCCGGCGGGCGCATCGAATGGGTGGCCGGCTGCGGCCGCACCATCGAGAAACTGGAGGCCGAGGCCAGCAACAAGTGGCTGAGCTTCGGCATCCGCAAGGCCGACAGCCAGATCCGCGACATGAAGCAGCGGGTGATCGAGGACTTCAACAACCTGATCCTCGCCCCGAGGACCAGATGCTGGCCGCGGACATCCAGCAGCATCGCGCCGGGATCGAGCACGTGCTGGCGATCACCCAGCGCCTGCGCCTGCTGGAGGAAGGCTGCGACGTGA
- the tssA gene encoding type VI secretion system protein TssA — MAIDVNELLAPIPGGDPAGSDASFSDQFDRIREARRADDPGLAQGEWQTELKVADWREAQSLAEDILLRTSKDLQAAVWLGEAAIARHGLEGARDGFDLLHGLLDQYWDGLYPRADDGDLEERASKLAWFATYGSRALQSMMLNDDPQAALTLAGWIDSREVDNLGRQNAEAYQAALDENRINGETYDSRIQSTSEATVRERIDQVQAARDAFARFSAKADERLGREAPNLAAIDDALKKIQQVYAKVAAAKGLGVAVIADEAASDGSGAVVSGGAGGGGASLDLNGGSLASKEAALRALNDIAAFFRRTEPHSPVAYLLERAVAWANMPLEQFLAELIRDESTLSSIRERVGLPPSY, encoded by the coding sequence ATGGCCATCGACGTCAACGAACTCCTCGCCCCGATCCCCGGCGGCGATCCGGCCGGCAGCGATGCCAGCTTTTCCGACCAGTTCGACCGCATCCGCGAGGCCCGCCGCGCGGACGATCCGGGGCTTGCCCAGGGCGAATGGCAGACCGAGCTGAAGGTGGCCGACTGGCGCGAGGCGCAGAGCCTGGCCGAGGACATCCTCCTGCGCACCAGCAAGGACCTGCAGGCGGCGGTGTGGCTGGGCGAGGCGGCGATCGCGCGGCATGGACTGGAGGGCGCGCGCGACGGCTTCGACCTGCTGCATGGCCTGCTCGACCAGTACTGGGACGGCCTGTACCCGCGCGCCGACGATGGCGATCTGGAGGAGCGCGCCAGCAAGCTGGCCTGGTTCGCCACCTACGGCAGCCGCGCGTTGCAGTCGATGATGCTCAACGACGACCCGCAGGCCGCGCTGACCCTGGCCGGCTGGATCGATTCGCGCGAGGTGGACAACCTAGGTCGGCAGAACGCGGAGGCCTACCAGGCCGCGCTGGACGAGAACCGGATCAACGGCGAGACCTACGACAGCCGCATCCAGTCCACCTCCGAGGCGACCGTGCGCGAACGCATCGACCAGGTGCAAGCCGCGCGCGATGCCTTCGCCCGTTTTTCCGCCAAGGCCGACGAACGCCTTGGCCGCGAGGCACCGAACCTGGCCGCGATCGACGATGCATTGAAGAAGATCCAGCAGGTGTATGCCAAGGTCGCCGCGGCGAAGGGCCTGGGCGTGGCCGTGATCGCCGACGAAGCGGCGTCGGACGGGAGCGGTGCCGTCGTGTCGGGCGGTGCGGGTGGCGGCGGTGCCTCGCTCGACCTGAATGGGGGCAGCCTGGCCTCCAAGGAAGCGGCGCTGCGGGCGCTGAACGACATCGCCGCCTTCTTCCGCCGCACCGAACCGCACAGCCCGGTGGCCTATCTGCTGGAGCGGGCGGTGGCCTGGGCCAACATGCCGCTGGAGCAGTTCCTGGCCGAGCTCATCCGCGACGAAAGCACCTTGTCCTCGATCCGCGAACGGGTCGGCCTGCCGCCGTCGTACTGA